Below is a window of Chaetodon trifascialis isolate fChaTrf1 chromosome 17, fChaTrf1.hap1, whole genome shotgun sequence DNA.
CAGATCCGGGATGGCGCTATCAAATGTCCTCCAAACTCCTGCTGCCGGCTTTAATTTCGACAACGCAGCGAGGTAGGAGCTTCTGAATGTCTTCTGATCAGCAGTCTGTATCACTAATGACAGAGAGTAAAATAAAAGTGACGCTTACTTCGCGTTTTCACCGCGATCAAAAGTGAAAGCAACTTTTTCCTGCTTGTTTGTCAGTTGAATCAATGGAACAATATGGTGATGGTGTGTTCACGGGTAACATATATTCACCAGGTGACCCTCCTCTGTTTCCCCCTCCTCTATCCCTCTCTCTAGGAATGCTGCGTTAGAGGGTCTTTTTGAAGGAGGGCAGACGCCCAAACCTCTGAAAACAGGCACCACGATAGCAGGAGTTGTGTTCAAGGCGAGTATAAAGCTGTGAAACCTCAAAACACTGATGGACCAAAACACTTGGCTTTCTATGTGTCAGTCCATGAGCTATGAAGTGAACTATGACCTgtgaagctgtgtttgtgtgttgtctttCTCAGCgtgtcattcattcatacaaaCGCAGACATTTCCACACGTGAGCTGCCCAGTTCATCCACAGTCACCCACAGCTGGTGGCAGGGCAGCTCCACTGGACCAGCTGAGATTTTCATGCCTTGCTCAAGAGCAATTTGTGTAATAAACGGGTTACTAGTGTCCATGTTGATCTGTGTTGGTGCAGGATGGGGTGGTGCTGGGAGCAGACACAAGAGCCACCTCCAGTGAAGTGGTGGCAGACAAGATGTGCTCCAAGATCCATTACATCGCTCCAAATATATAGTAAGTCTCAGAGATACCTTCAGATACTCCTCATCGATTAGTCGATGCACTTCCATTTTTTGACCGTCCTTCTTCACTTGTGATTTCCTACACACCCCCAGAAGGCCTTACAGTTCATTTTCTGAGCTCCAACCATCTCCTCTCACACCtcctctgaccccccccccccccccccccccgtagTTGTTGTGGTGCAGGTACAGCAGCAGATACAGAGAAGACCACagagctcctctcctccaacCTCACCATCTTCTCTCTGAACAGTGGGAGGAACCCTCGTGTCGTCATGGCCATCAACATACTGCAGGACATGCTGTACAGGTTTGTGGTCCACGCTCACACAGCCTGCGTGAAGAGGAGTGTGAATGAGTTTAGTTAAACTCAGAGTGGATTAGAAAACCGTGGCGCTCATCAGGTCTCTTTTGGTCCTCAGGTATCACGGCCAGATTGGTGCCAGTCTTATACTGGGAGGAGTGGATTGCACTGGGAACCACCTGTACACAGTGGGGCCATATGGGAGCGTTACTAAGGTGCCTTACCTTGCGATGGGTATGTCACATAACACTGTTCTGCTGGCATTAGCCACGCTGCTGATGTGGCGTCTTCTTCTTGGGTTCTTTGCTGGTGGACTTTCTGTGACGCTCCTTTCTCTGTTCAGTTGAGTTGGCCGTTGCTGCTCAGGCTGATCAACTCTCATTTTTTGTATTAAATATGCTTCAAAGAAACCACACACATGGCAAATGCTAGAGTTTACATTGATTCATTAACTATCAATGCAGATCATATCTATTGTATGATGTTATGTTACGAGTCTGTCATTCTATAACTTATAATATAAATTACATCATCCATTTACATTTTCTGCAGTGTTGCATTTTGTGCACTTTCAGACTACATCCAGTCTGTTTCAACTGACTTTTCTGTGTCCATGCAGGCTCTGGTGATCTGGCTGCTCTTGGGATCCTAGAGGACGGGTACAAACCCGACCTGGAGGTGCGTCGCCTGGACAGCTGTTACACATTGTGATATTATGCAaacataaatattaaaaaacattaattcTCTAATCCTCAAACTGATGAATGCCTCAGTCTTCTCCTTCGTTCCTCAAACATCATTTCGCCGATTTCTCTCAACTCTTTCAGCTGGAGAAGGCGAAGGAGCTGGTGCGTGTTGCCATCCACGCGGGCATCATGAGTGACCTCGGCTCAGGCAACAACATCGATATCTGCGTCATCACCAGACAAGGAGTGGACTACATCAGACCCTACCAGGAGTCGGAGTACAGAGACAACAGGTAGGCCAGCATGATCTGCTCTCTGGGCAGCTTTCTGTGTCGAACCACGTCTGCAAATCAAATTTACTTCTCAGCAAGAAGTGAATATGTTTAATCTGTCATTGTTGTGTGATTATCATGTTATCTATCTGTCTCGTaggaaaatgaaatacaaataccGTCCAGGCACGACACCGGTCCTCACAGAGAAAGTAGTCCCCTTAAAGCTGGAGGTTGTACAGGAGACCGTGCAGCAGATGGACACAGCCTGACGCTCaatcacaccacacacacgccacaacATCCAGCAGTGAAAGAAGTCTTTAATTTCATGACATTGTTTTTCACCAGATTTCAAATATAAGTAGTGAAACATCTCAGAGATTTTATTGACACTGTCATCGtggcctctgctctgctgcttcactgagCTGTGGAATAGTTAAGAAACTGTAATACTGCAGGGGTTACTGCAGTACCACGGCAAGCAGGACGGCTGTGATTAGGCCAGAATTAGAAGACTGTAACATGTTTTTACAatatggaaaaataataataattaaaaaaaaaatcactgaataaaactctgtttgtcttctgttgcCTTATTTCTTTTCATGATTTGTAATTCTTTACTCACTCACTGTAACGCTTCagtccacaaacagcagccctgtactgatgataaacagcaaataaaaacaagtgcTTATAGGTTgctgtatgtttttttattattattattattattattattattattattattattattattattattattatttttgatactGCATCATTAACATGTCATTAACCTGACTGCATTAGGATGTGTACTTTATATAAATATGCAAACGCGCGTTAATAAGGTGTTTGACCTCTGCTGGCTTCTCCAAACCTGAATGTAGGACTTCTGCATAGAGACTGATGATGAGACAAATATACTGCTCTCCTATTGGCTCACGCCTTTTCGAGCcatcttttttatttaacatGATCATCGCTGAGTTTTTTTAAGTCTcagttttttaattttaattaattaccTTTCTGATTGACTAAACCTGCCAGGTTTGGTCAAACTGTTAAACTCAACGGGTTTGTGCTGCTGATTAGTTCTGAATTGTTATTTTGCGgacagaacaacacaaaactGTTTTAAACTCTTTCACTTTCGAATTCTTTGTCACGTACAAGGAAATTATCCGGGACGCCTTGTCAATCACCATCGACATTTTGGAAAACGTATCACCTAATCCACAGAATACAGACAGAATATAGTTTATCCATCTTAATACACGATGGCGCTTTTCGACGTAACCGGTTTTAAGACTTATTCTGAGCTCCGTGCGCAGATTCTTCCAGGAGGACAGACTCATCTCGTCGACCGGACCAACCACTACAGTTTCGGGACCAAAAGTCAAGAATTCGCTGTGCCTCTGGGTGTAGATGTGAGTATCACTGAGTTTTACTGTGAAATTAATACGATGAATCCTCTCCAACCCGCCGCATGCGTGAAGCGGCAGACGCGGCGTGGCTCCTTTTACGCGTCTGTGGTTTTCAGCGTGTGTGCTTCTTGTGAGATATCATTAACATTTATCTGAGCTATCACAAGTTAATGTAAGAGGATATTAGCTTATGATAGATATTCCAGCCTTATACTGTCATGCATTATTCTGTTACACATCACGTCCACCTGAGCTCTCTTCTTCGACTCGCTCTCAGCCATCAGGGTTTCTGAAGTCCTGCAACCGTGACGGAGGTGTGTGTATAGAGCTGAACCACGGTACCACCACCCTGGCCTTCAAGTTCAGACATGGGGTCATCGTGGCTGTGGACTCCAGGGCCTCAGCTGGCCGTTATTTAGGTAATTACGCATGTCTAGAAACGTCTggaaaatgtgttatttctcTTCCAGATCTGCAAaaggtgtgaacaggtgtgacTCCACGAAAAGGTGGTGGGAAAGTGGATCATTTGCCATATTCCaacagcttgtttctgtgaagaaatgaatgcaaagagTGACAGTGTTCATACATGTACATCATGTAAAAGTGTCATCAATGATAGGAAAGGTCTGAAAGAGGTGTGGAGCTGTAGAGTGTGATGTAAAATGTGGATAAGGCAACGAGGTGCTGCGACACCGGGCTACCTCATAGTGTTGACATGCTTCTGCTGTAATCTTGGTCACTAAAAAGTCTCCTTTTCCCAAATGTGTCACGTCTCTGCAGCATCCAACGATGTCAACAAGGTCATA
It encodes the following:
- the psmb13a gene encoding proteasome 20S subunit beta 13a, translated to MALSNVLQTPAAGFNFDNAARNAALEGLFEGGQTPKPLKTGTTIAGVVFKDGVVLGADTRATSSEVVADKMCSKIHYIAPNIYCCGAGTAADTEKTTELLSSNLTIFSLNSGRNPRVVMAINILQDMLYRYHGQIGASLILGGVDCTGNHLYTVGPYGSVTKVPYLAMGSGDLAALGILEDGYKPDLELEKAKELVRVAIHAGIMSDLGSGNNIDICVITRQGVDYIRPYQESEYRDNRKMKYKYRPGTTPVLTEKVVPLKLEVVQETVQQMDTA